One Schistocerca nitens isolate TAMUIC-IGC-003100 chromosome 1, iqSchNite1.1, whole genome shotgun sequence DNA segment encodes these proteins:
- the LOC126198336 gene encoding 3-hydroxyacyl-CoA dehydrogenase type-2-like, whose product MIKNLVGLVTGGASGLGKATAARLVQQGARVVICDLPTSQGTAVAKELGGNAIFAPVDVTSENDVQNALNVVKDKFGRLDVLVNCAGIGVAFRTYNFNKKLAHKLEDFTKVVTVNAIGTFNVTRLAVGLIGENQPNEDGQRGVVINTASVAAYDGQIGQAAYSASKGAIVGMTLPIARDLAIQGIRVCTIAPGLFDTPLMSALPEKVRAYLAKMVPFPQRLGKPEEYAMMVQSIIENPMMNGEVIRLDGAIRMQP is encoded by the coding sequence ATGATTAAAAATCTTGTCGGTCTCGTGACAGGAGGTGCCTCTGGTCTTGGGAAAGCAACAGCAGCCCGCCTCGTGCAGCAAGGAGCCCGTGTTGTCATCTGTGATTTGCCCACCTCTCAAGGAACAGCAGTTGCAAAAGAGTTAGGCGGAAATGCTATATTTGCGCCTGTAGATGTAACATCTGAAAACGATGTTCAAAATGCTCTCAATGTTGTGAAAGATAAGTTTGGACGTCTGGATGTCTTGGTCAATTGTGCCGGTATTGGCGTCGCTTTTAGAAcctataattttaataaaaaactaGCACATAAGCTGGAAGACTTCACAAAAGTTGTAACAGTCAATGCCATTGGGACATTCAATGTGACTCGTTTGGCTGTAGGTTTGATAGGAGAAAACCAACCTAATGAAGATGGCCAGAGAGGAGTAGTTATAAACACTGCTAGCGTGGCAGCCTATGATGGACAAATAGGACAAGCAGCTTATTCTGCAAGCAAGGGAGCTATTGTTGGAATGACCCTGCCAATAGCGAGAGATCTTGCAATACAAGGGATTCGTGTTTGTACAATTGCTCCAGGTCTGTTTGATACTCCACTGATGTCAGCACTGCCTGAGAAGGTCAGAGCTTATTTGGCGAAAATGGTACCGTTTCCTCAAAGATTGGGTAAGCCAGAAGAATATGCAATGATGGTGCAGTCTATAATAGAAAACCCAATGATGAATGGTGAAGTGATCCGTCTTGATGGTGCTATTAGGATGCAGCCCTGA